The Poecilia reticulata strain Guanapo linkage group LG10, Guppy_female_1.0+MT, whole genome shotgun sequence sequence TGAGTCaggaaacagaacagaaactaaTTAACTAGTTGCCTTTCCATCCTTAATTTTCACACCTTCATGAAACCCACTTAACTCTACCAGAAAAGCAGTCCTTAATTGTCCCGATAAGGAGTCACGCTGCTAACTTACAACCTGTGACataatatttcagcaacaactgTAAAATCACcataattattttatgattttctaaCATAGAAGCATAGCTCTAGAGAAACACTTAATAGAGCACTTGGAAGTCAAGGTGCATTTCTAAACACATTTGAAAATTTTACCTATATGTTGATTAATTATCAGCTACAGAGCCCCCTAGGGGACATGGGGAATTCTTTAGCGTTACCTCACAATAGGTTTTCTATTCCCTTGCAATAAATTTGCAAATACATCCTGATCTGTTTTGTATaaagtcacaaatgtcaatttaaaattgcaAATTTATACACATTTATTGAGGCTTTCTTAACCTATACTTTTGTAACCCTTTGGTGCAAAAATCTGATtgaaaatcaattaattaattgtttgtATAAGGCTGAGATGGAACTGGACATTAAAATGGCCCTTTATTAACCAAACTACCAccacaaaaaacagacaatcaaaactgtcagatgacttTGTTACCCTGTGAGAATAACTCAGAAATGGTCCAAATaatttggatgtatttttttcctttttcttcttatggaaagtttctgtttatatcttAGAAGGCCTGCAAAAACCCATGTTtgacttgttttgcttttgtattttgtacatAGGTCTGTGGTGCATTTCtatcctaaagaaaaatatacaaaacttCGGGTATCTCACAAACGAGATACTAATAAACGGAGAAACCTTATGAAACCTTATATTACAGCAGACAGACTTTCAATATTCAGTTATGCTGCATGAACAGACCAGTACATTATTGTGATCGAACGCAAAAGTATTGCAATGGAATGCAATAATTTTGGaaagtaatgcaaaaaaaaaaaaaaagttttccatgtCCCCTAGAGGGCTCCGTACAAAGTACACTCTGTATTAAGTACACTTCTGCTGTCACAGAAATTGTAATTAATCAATTCCTTTGATCAATCACCTTTTCCTCcaccacagttttattttaacaactgaaaataaaggtgacacattttatctttagcCATATTGAGATAGGATGACAGTTTTCATTTGTCTGACCTGCAGCTCTGGAGTTGCAAGTGGCTCTTTGGTTCACCatgtgcaataaaaatgaaataatgccCTGTTCTTCTTTGTACGTTTCATTCTTTTCTTCTGTGCTTCCATGAAAAAACACAGGCCTCACCTTGCCATTCCTGGTAAATTTGGTCTAGGACAGtctttctcaaccctggtcctcattgcccccctgctctgcatgttttagatgtacCTCTAATTGTATCACTCAGAGAACCTAAAACAGGCAGGACAGGGGGGTGGTGAGGACCgggtttgagaaacactgatcaaGAACCTCCACACTTGACAGCAGGTTTTGGATCCACTTATTTGTGTTTATCTGCATTTTCTCACATGaagactgacacctgctggcctACTTAGAGTTTGCAACCAGCTCCTACTGCTCTTACTGTGAGAAACTAGCAGCCTCCTTCCAGTGTCAGAAGTCCCACTGGAAGGAACTGaattgtgtctgttttgttctctgttaAAGGCGATTGTGTCATGATTATTCATGaccttgtttctgtttatatgtTGACTTTAGCAGAGAACGACTTACAATGCATGAAGAACCAaagatatttaacaaaatgaaataaaggcATAAAAAAGAAGCTCACTGTACAGGAAATGCCCTTTGATTGTATATTCTGAAGTAACCAATCAGACGCATTTGACACTCACAATCTCCCCACCTCCCCTAGTTACTAAAGGATATTTTTTCTGAACGAAGACAGTGTCACCATGACTCTGTTATGGCTCACATTGTTACTTCTTCATCAAGGCTGCAAGTACTTTTCATGAACTGAGATGGAATATTTTCTTGTTGAagtatgtgaaataaatatttcacatactTCAACAATCTAATATTCTTCTTTTCCAGTTGTTCTTTATTGTTTCAATTCTGCTTTTTCCTGGTATAGATACATCAGTCCCAGTGATCACAGCTGAAGTTGGTCAATCTGTGACTTTGACATGTGAGTTTAATACGAAATATCAGAGCAACACATGGATTTACTGGTACAAGCAGAGCGCTGGAGATACTCTGAATTTAATCATAATGCAGCAACGAACAACAACCTCAAACTTTGGATCACAATTCGATGCTTCAAGATTCAATGTAGTGAACAACGGGAACAGCAGCATTCTTAAAATTATCAAAGCAGTTGAACAAGATGAGGGAATGTATCACTGTGCTCAAAGGGACACACTTGAATCTACGTGGAGTGGGACTTATTTATCAATAAAAGGTAAATCAGTCATCCTTCTCTTTCATTATTTTACAGATACTTTAATTCACAGAGAGATCCATGTGGATCTTTGTCTGAGTCCTTCTGGACAGGATTATGTTTCTGAAAGAAGCATACAAGAAGCATGACTCAGGGAGCAAAAAGGTATCTTAGGACCACATTTTCAGTCTAACTTTTAAGGACGATCACGCAAAGTCTAtcttcaatatttttgcaaatataacatgtcctttttgtttttctatggTGTTGTATCAcataacatttgaaataaatgcagactgaaaggcaaaataaatttatttcagtttctgcATTTCAGTTCCAGCATCAACAGTTATTATATTGTTCAAATTGTTTCTCAAAGGATGAAGGAAATGATTAAATTTTGGTATGTATTTGATACTGCGAAATGTTTTGCACTACAGAGGCGGGTATAACTATATTGAGAACTAGAGAACTTTGgttgtaatatttaaaagatCTGGTCTTAGCCAAGTTTGGAAATTACTATCCACTCTGCTAACCCACACACCAAAAATGTTACCATTTGTTAAACAATTAGGAAATCAATAtgaaaagttgtgaaaaatCTCCATCAAGCGCAGAACTCCGTTTGTAGATTTCTGCAAAAACATTGGATGCCCCCCCAAAATTTAgtggaaattacttttttatttactattctTTACCGTTATTAATATTATACAAATCTTGGTgtatatttgttattatttaaataattttaataatttgtattttaaaaggagaaaaaaaaaattataattgttCTATTAACTGAACTTCACAGTGAGGACATTTTTTccaacatgattttaaaaaattaaccacGATCTTTCACATTTGATCAAACATGGAAGatacaattaaagaaaaaaagaaataattatatGGAATTATTAGAGCTGTAGaactttaacaaatacaaatactgaCCCCCTTTtgtcaaacacacatttttaacagaacagaaccgaattaaaaaatagacaaacatgtttatgtcttttttttaccaaatatgtcACAAAAATGCTTTCTTTCCCGTAGTACTGTAGTTGTATTATTTAAGCTTACTGTATACAATTTCACAGGATATCAGAGGACATCAAACTACACTGTTGTTCAGCAGCCAACGGTCTCAGGTCCCGCCCGTCCAACAGGCTCAGAGACTCTGCAGTGTTCGGTTCTCTCTGACTCTGAGATCACAACCTGTTCAGGAGAACCCAGTGTGTTCTGGTTCAGATCCAGATCAGTAAAGTCTTTTCCTGACATGATTTACACCGATGGAAAAAGATCAGAAAACTGTGACAATATATCTAACTCTCAGAAGAAATGCTTTTATAACTTCCCCAAGAATGTCAGCTCCTCTGATGCCAAGACCCTCTCCTGTGCTGTGGCCACATGTGGACAGATATTATTTGCAAATGAACTGAACCTTGGAAATGGTATGACTGTGTAaatcaattattcaaaatgtctaaaataatcattaaaaatgatcttttctGAAGCAATAACATGCTTTTGTTGTAAGGAATGACAaactttctctttgttttctagataaaactgatgaaaacaacATGCTGCTGGTCACAATAGTCGCAATAATCTGTTTGGTCATTTCTCTAATttgtaatattgttttcatttgctttcgAATACAAAGATCAGCATGTCAACAATTTAAAGGTTTGTTTCAATGGCtgaattatatttttcaaagatgCAGATGCAAGAAAAAGTTTactaaaaatcacaaaataaaaatggcgtGTAGACTGAAATTGACTATGTGTTGCTGCCACTTTTACAGAAAGCTCTTCTTCACCAAAAGGAAACAACTTTAGccaaatggaaaataatgtaAGTAATAATCTAAAtcacttaatttatttttggtgatCCAAATCAATACATCCGAGTATTACAAAATAACTGagtgtaaatttttttttaaatagattgaAGCTGGACCTGATCTGAACTACGCTGCATTACATTTGTCTGATAGTAGAAGATCAAGagtgaagaaaaagagagagttGATGACTGAAGAAAGTGTGTATTCACAGGTTAAAGGATCAACTTGAAAATGACGTATGGCAGCTTTCATTGAAAACCACTTCTGAGATGAAAGAGCATATTGTTGCCGACACACAATCAAAAGTTgtgaattcaaataaaactttgaataGAAGACAGATGTgatgaaaatgcaattttttttattttaataccattttattaccaaaattttattttccacctttaccatatatatatatatatatatatatatatatatatataaaaaaacctGTTGGCATCTTTTATGTATGTGAAACGCATAATGAATGGAAAACAGCTCTATCCACATGGATCTTTCTGACTTTCCACACAGAACTGATATAATTGAGACTTGTGTTGTTGAATTCTAGTTGTAATTTTGAGTAATAAAAAATCTGTGAGCTCTTTGAAAAAAGAACCGATCAACTTCTCcaaacatctaaataaatgcagctaCAGGATTGTGAACTTtggaaagaaaagcagcaagTCATTTCAATGTTTCACAAGTAAAACAACCAGGCTGCTCCCACTTAGCATCACGCTTCCATTCTTCACTTTATCAATCCTATTCATGTTCTGAATACACAATAGCCAAGTCAGAGAAGACAGATGAATTCTCAGATGAATTAAGTGAATATGGTAGACTAGAACGCA is a genomic window containing:
- the LOC108166622 gene encoding uncharacterized protein LOC108166622; this translates as MTLLWLTLLLLHQGYTSVPVITAEVGQSVTLTCEFNTKYQSNTWIYWYKQSAGDTLNLIIMQQRTTTSNFGSQFDASRFNVVNNGNSSILKIIKAVEQDEGMYHCAQRDTLESTWSGTYLSIKGYQRTSNYTVVQQPTVSGPARPTGSETLQCSVLSDSEITTCSGEPSVFWFRSRSVKSFPDMIYTDGKRSENCDNISNSQKKCFYNFPKNVSSSDAKTLSCAVATCGQILFANELNLGNGMTV